A region of the Apium graveolens cultivar Ventura chromosome 6, ASM990537v1, whole genome shotgun sequence genome:
TTGACATTTACACAAAGAGTTTTATACCTTGGATGTGGACATTTCTTCGGGTGGTAAATGTTTTTCTTTTGATGGGGAGAAAGTGGCAGAAATTTCTGGTGGATTATCCAAGTTGACAGCCTGATAGACCGTGCATGCATTCTTAATATTTTCTTCTGTTAGTTTAATGGTAACTTTGTACCGTTTGTGCATCGGTTGCTTTAATTCATCTGGAAATGGTTCAACCTTTGGTTCCTACTTACATACATTAATGAGTTATGAAGAAAAAACTTCATTAATGTAacgcgtatatatatatatatggtttacCTCATTGTATGCATCATGAATATCATAAACAGTCTTGTTTATATGCTTACGCACTTCAGAATCAGGTAATACAATGCCAATGCAACCGCTCTGGTCAGCGCAGTAAGTGAAAACCCTGAATCTGTATAATAGAAATGACATATAAATCATTTCCTCTTTACAAGAATAGAAGTTCATTATGGAACACAACTAAGTAATATCAGTTAATACCTCTTGTCAGGGTGAGGTAATATACGCTTACACGTCTCATACTTGTACCTTTCACACTGAAGCAGAACTTCAACATCGCATTTAGCACACCGACTGTAGTACCAAGGGCTTTTTTCATTGATCCTTTTAACAATAATATCCACTATGACACATTTCTGTACATCCAAAATGGTTAAAGCTATCGTATCAAAATGAAAGCAATACATAATGTAAATCAGTATATGATTTCAATGGACCTGGATGAATTCGATTCCCAGAGTTGAAATTTTTTCCACCGATACTTTTTCAATATTTTCCTCATTGTCGTCACTGGAAATATCAAACAATTCCCTATCCATGTAACTACAATGTAGAGCATTAGTTCTTTCTTCAAACATATTCCTGTAACAAATAATTAATTGAAAATAACGTACTTCCTTATCAATTCTTCAGTACTGTAGTGGTTTGGATTGACATAAACCCTGGTTGCTGGGAAATTTATGAGGTTCACCTTCCCTGTAAAGTTTTTTTGTTAAGTTGTTTAATGTTGCAGGAAATTTCTCTTTCAAAAGACATTTAAATGTTACCTTCAAATTTATGAATTTTTGCAGCAGCCATGACAACAACCAAGGGTTGATCATCTTTTCCTACCAAAACATTCCCATATTTCTCGGCCAATTCGTTGAACAAAGTGACTTTTACCGTTGTCCTTACAAAGAATACAATTTTAGTAACGATGTCTacttataaatttaaataaaaattagaatgCCTAACCTGCTATCTGTGAGTTCGAACATTAGGCGTTTGGTCTCTAAATTGTTCTTAACTGTAGTTATAACTGGACGTACATTGATTACAATTCCACCCACATCTACATAATGGTTTAAGTAAAAGCTAATCTAAGCTTATGTAATTGTTTACATAAATAATGATGCAATTTTATAGAACGGAAGTAATGTTTACCAATTAGGTAACGATTGTCCTCTGTACTTTGTTTTATTTCCTCCATTGCAAATAGATCAAATGCATAAGGTTCAATATGGAGGCCGGGAAGCTTGTCCTTCACACATGTTGTGTGCTCGGTGAAGTATATATGCTTGTCAACTCTGACTGCACGATAGGTTTCATGGCCCAAGTATTGTTTAACTTTAAAATTTGATAGAATATAAATTTCTCCTTCAACGATTTCTTCCTTCAGATTTGCAGCATTTTTGCGCTTATGAATGCATGTACTCTATCATTCTACATGTAAAAAGAGCAATAATTGTTGTTGACATAGTGGTTGCAGACATATTCTTACATATTAAAGTAGATATGAAGCAAGAATTACATACTGAGTCATCGAGAAATATGAAATTTATTCCCCAGTACTCCTGCGTATCTTTTTTCATTACTTTCCATTTTGTTTGAGTCCTAACTCGGCATCTCCACTCATAACTTGTGCAGTCTAAACTGCTTAATAAGTCATAGTTGTTTAGTGCCATCTTCATTAAAAGCTGAACAGAAAAATGAATCATGTAACTGAGCAATTGGATTGTATTGtatttaataatattcattagGAAGAGTATATACCTACAGTTCAAAGAGATCAGATGTGGTTGTCGCCTTCAATTCTTCTTCCAGCTTTGTCCGAGTGAGATTTGTAAATCTACAATTATGTAGTTAGGTAGAAGCTTATTTATGAAGTTTGTTGTCAATGTGCTGTACCCAACTATATTGTGTACTGAGAGGTCAAGCCTATGTCGTAGATAGGCTACTTTCAGTAGTAATTTTAATAGTTTCGATAATTTTTTGATAAGGGAAATAAACTCAAATTTCCCAAAAATAAAACATATGGTCAATAAAGCAGTTAATATTCATATTGGTGAATggatatataaaatatataattagtttagcttttctccattctttttatatgatataatttttttaaatttacaatgtcttattatattatagtgaaatataggaattttgtcgTTGTGGAATACTAAGAATAAATTTAATTTGAAATTAAGATCAAGTTCTTTTAATTTTAAAGTGAAATATAGGCTTTAGTATCTTCAAATTTTAATTTACACCTCcataaatatttttttcaattttactTTTTTGGTTAGATTGgcttatataaaaaatatttgtatGTGAATAGTATTTGTCCTGTATTGTTTCGGTTCTTAGTCCTATAGTTATTGGTATATGGGTGGAGGCGTGAAAAAGAATTAATAGAAAATGTTTTTAATTGTTAGTATTAAAAATTGTGATATTTTGCTTTACTTGCATATCTTATTGATGTCTCGTATATCGTGAGGCTTTTCATTTACACGCCCAAGTTCAATGGTTGGTCATTAATACGGCCCAACCTCTCCTATATATATTTGGCTATATACCACCAAAGGTTTGTTTCATCTCTTCTTGTCATTTCATATTTAGTTTTGTGGTAGTATTTCATTATAAAGTTTAATGATATTCGTTTGTATTGTTACTTCTTCAAGCAACATCAACGTAAACTCGACTCAAAGCTTCAGCGAGGAGGAAGAGTTCAGCGATGAGTTCGCAGTGACTGTCAACGGCGACTTCGAGAAATACCTAACCAATCTCAATGTGCACATCTCAGCATTGGCACAACAGCATGAGGAGCTTACCCGCAGTCATCAGGAGTTCAGTGTAAATTTCACCAAGCAGCAGGAGATGTTCTGGGAGGAGATTGTGAAGACCCGTGCTGATGCTTACAAACTGACTAAGGCGGTGAACAAAGGAAAGGGTTTTTAAGCGGTGAATGCATGTTTCTTCAAGCTTTCTAATGCTAAGTTGTTTTAAGCTATCTTATTAAGTATGTTTATTTTTCATTCTGTTAAGACTTTTGTTAAAAATGTTTGTTAAGACTTTTATGCGTTGTACGCTGGTTATTTTGGTGGTTGTTTGGAATCCAGTATGAATATAAGTTATGGTATTGCATATTCGACAGATCTGTTATATAAGTCGGTTTGATTGAATGCATTTATGTTTCTATGATTTACGGTAATATATGTGTGTGTGGTTGACTATAACTGAAGCGTTTCGTAGTAAACTATTGGATCTTTTGATTTCATTCATGTCTGTTTGCATGCATCCAGTGTAGATGATCGAAAAAGTTAGTCTGTCTTAATTAATACAATTTTGTGTTTAGTCCATTCTTCCTGGCAATACAGTTCATTTTCCGGCAAGATATATGGGTTAAAATTGTTTTTGGGAAACAATTATCATTACGGAGAAGTAAATATTGATCTTTATATGTACGTCCATACGGTGATTGCAAGTTTGGAGTCTGAGATTTTGAAATTAGTCTTACTATTAATGATATAATGGACATGTTAGATATCTAACAATTTGAGGGAAAGTTGGTTCATGTTCCTTTTTTAGATTTGCAAATTGTTCCCTAAACTGAAAAATAAAGTATTGTTTCAAACAAATTAGTGTTTCCAAAAACGATTCAGAAGAAAATAAATAAGTAGTAATTAGGATGTAAAATGAATAGTCACACAAAATATTTTCAAGTTCGAATTAAGTTAAACAATAATTTATTCGACTTTCTTCATAACATCAGCAGAGAAGGTAATAATACAACCGGTAGGACAACCAGTTTGCTTGGGAAATTGTAAAATGTAATTATGTTGTTTATGTTGCGTCCAAGATATTACAGAAGAAGAACAAATTTGATTAACCAATTATGGAAGAACTTACTATTACCAATCTTGCACGTTTCGTATATATTATTGGAATTGATGAAATGTAATTATTGTTGCATGCAACTGTGTACAACTTGGTCATAAAGTTTGAGTATATGCATATAGGTACGTGGTTCTAAATTTAGCTATCACTCAAGTAACGCGGATGGTTATAGTAACTGGTAGTACTCCATTATGTATTGCCAAAATGAAAAACGCCAATTTTTATGTTATTCAGTGAGGTTCAGAATggaaacaatttttaaaaaatgtaataaaaataaattttatttttgggGTTGAAGGGGTTTTTTAAACTTTAAAAAATAAATTTCTATTTAGGTAGaaaattaaaatttcataaataaagttttaatattaatttattagTGCAACGGTTTGATAAGTAGGTGTTAGTATAACTCTATAAAAAAAATACAACGTATTATTATACAAACATGTTGGTCTCGAATTGGGTATTGTCAAAATTCAATTTCAAAATTAAGATTTTTGGGGTTAAAATTTTTAAGGTTATTTAAATCAAGATTTTGTTGGTTAAGAATGGAAACATGTTTTCTTAGGTATAaaaaaatacgaataaaatatACAACTTGAATATATGATAGTAACATTATATTTGTTATTTGTGTTGAATGGTTTATTAAAACGTATAAAGAAAATATTCTATTTAGTTTTAATGAAAAAACCTCTTCTctaaaaatttttaaaaaaaattgaaaagaaaatgTATAGCTATATGTTCAAAGCATCAACATTTATGTggtaaaattaaaattttaaatattttaaaaatagggGATATGAAATGTTAATATTCTAGAAAAATATGTGCATGACATGGTATTTAAGCtactaaatatatattttttgttttcTTCTATAAAAAAAATCGGTAATTCTACAATATCTTGACTATTTACGCATAACTTTCAAAATGTTAAAGTACTCAAACTATAACATGACCGTAAATTTTTAAGTCCAACAATTACATTTATGTATTTTAGGGTTTAGGGTATGCCGCTTGTAAAGTGACTAAAGAATAGTAAACATTAGACCTGCATTGTAAAGTGACTAAAGAAGCATACGTTTCACCTAAAAAGCAGAAGAGAAATGTATACCAAAATTTGTAAAACTACAGTGGTATGCCGCTTTAGGAGGGGATGGAACAAATTTATGGCGGACAGCATATTCTAAATTGGCAGCAAGTTAACTTTCAACTACCTTGGACATAAAACTTGCCTAAGTTATGTATGCGTAACTCTGTGGCAATTCAGAAATGTACATGTAGGAGAACAATATAACTGTGTTTAATGGATTTGCTTGTTGTTCAGATTACAACTACTATGATTCTAATGTTTGTTTTACTGCTTTCTATATAATTACTTGCAAGAAAGATAAAATTCAACAAAGCTTAAGAAGAAGGAACCTCAAATAATTAGGATTATAGTTACAAAGTTGAATAGCTTATATGAATAATAGGGTACTACATACATGGATTACAAAAGCATGAGTACAATTCAAAAAGTAGCCTGGGGTAAAGCATAGAAAATCTCTCAGTAAACAACATTTTGTGTAACATCTGTGGGttgtccaccttcatcgtcaaaaaAAATCTTTAAACCTCTTGGAGAAGTAACAACTTATGGCAACGTAAAACGGTCCATGGATAAAAACTGATTTTGGAAGATAAAGACCTACATTTCCTAGTGACTGTCCCTGTGCTTTGTTTATTGTCATGGCATAATAAATTTGAAGCGGCATTTGCTTCCTAACCAACTTAAAAGGCAACCGAGTTTCACTTGGACATAATTCCATTCGTGGAATAAAATGACTGGTTCCAACAAAAGAACCATAAATCACTTCGTACTCAACACAAAATTTTAGGCATTTTGTAACTATCATCCGAGTACCATTGCACAAACCAAGAGTTTGGTTCAAGTTTCTCATAAGCATAACAGCAGCTCCAACTTTCAACTTCAACTCATGAGGAGGCATACCAGCAAGGTTTATGGAGTTGAGATATTCCACTGGGAAGGCATTATTCAAATCTGCTTCTGTACCGCCAAAATCCTCTACACTATCTACACTAAAATATGAAACCAACTCCCCGGGTAATTTCTTAACAATTAGAGAATTAAGATGGGACACGGTTTGATTTGTAGGTGTTAGTATAGCCCTTTCACTCAAATAATGTGGTTTGTTGCAATTTTCAGAAAAATCAGGGTATGTGGCCTTGATCATGTTCTCTACAGAGTTTTCATTCTGCAGATCACAAAACTGGGGTGGAATGATTATATCATCTTCAACACAACGCGCACTGTCAACTGTATTGGGGAACACTTTGCCATCACCAATGTCCAAAATCCACTTGGCAAAATTCTTTAGTTCTTCGATCTCAATATCATCACCGCCTTTGGTAAGTCTCATATTTTGCGTAAGAACAAAGACCTTACAAATGGACCAAAGCCTACATCGAGTAATGCACGAAGACACAATTTCACCTCTTTCGCCATGAGTAATGACAGGAAGAATTTGGCGGAAATCTCCTCCAAGCAAAATAGTTATACCTCCAAAAGGCATATCACCACGTGTCGGGTCAACTGACTTCATGATATCTTTTAGAGAACGATCTAAACACTCAAATGCATCCCATATGATTAGCTAGGTCTGTCTATTGAGTGCGGCAATGTCAGAAGTGAGACCTATATTACAAAGGGAGATTTTATCAAGTACAATTGGGATCTTAAAACGTGAGTGTGCAGTTCTACCACCGGGCAACAGTGTTGCTACAATACCAGAGCTAGCAACTGGAAGTACTATATCACCTTGAGATCTAAGTTTGCAGATCAACGTTTTCCACAAAAACATCTTCCCACAACCGTCACTGCCATAAACAAAAAAAGGCCACCCTCACCCTTAACAACTGATTCCAAAATTGTGTCATATACAAAACGCTGATCGTCGTTACAGTTTGATAACAAATTCTTGTATTCTATCTCCATCTCATCAATGTTGTAGTTAGTTTCTTCAAGAATAAGATTATTCAATCCTTGCTTAAGATAACTTTGTGGAGGCTGTGGTAATTGAGGATAATTCTTCAAGCATTTCCCAAAAGAGTGGAGCAGATCATCAATTTCTGGAAGTTGAacgtattttataaattttataaataatgaACCATAGCGAGAATAATAGAGGACAAAACGAAATATATACATTAAGGGTCTGATAATTGAGATTGTTAACTAACCTGCAAGAGCATAAAACTGAAGTTGCATATCATTAAGAATAAGACGCTGATCATGTGTTAGCTGGCGTCTTTTCAGAAAAATATCATCAACCATATCTTTCTAGTGTGAATTCCACAAAAGTGACAAATCAGTTACTTTGCAATTCACTATAATGTGTACAAAAAGCTGGCGTATTTGAGGAGGAAGTCCACCATCAGCGCACTGATGAAGTCTTTCATGCCATTCACTATCATCATCAAGTAAACCATACTCCTTACATGCATCTCTAAAAGTACTGTAACAAATACCATTAACAGTCCTGACTGATTCAAATGAATTAGGGCCTCGAACTTTAGTTAGCAAGAGGCGCAAAAACCAAACCTCACCACTACTATGATGCGTATAAGATAAATGTCCTATTTGAAAGCCTCGTTTCCTTCTGTTCCATTTTCTACCAGCATCATCACAAACATAGTGTTGAGGAATTTCCTCATAAGTGTACTGATTGGCTTCAATATTAGCAACATTCAAGGCAAAGAAGGCTTCCAACTTACTCATTCGTTATTTTTCTCTCTCGACAACTTTCTGTAGAGAATCATTCGAACGGAAAGTCCAGTTTCTTTGACCTGGTAAATGAAATGATAAGCGCTTAACAGATACAGTACGATGGTGTATAGGAAATCCAAATATAAGCCAAACTGCTTCAGCACCACATACATATCTACCATCGAAGTAAGCGTTTATTTCATCAATTGGCTGGTCATTAGCTTCAACATTTCTACGCCTATTCCTCCCGGTTATCTGTACAGTTGCGGTGTCATGTCATTTCAAGCAATATTTAAATAAATACTTGATACTTCTCGCATGACAGCATATCTCAATGTTCATATGACATTGATATTTTACCAACAAATCTCTATTATAAGGAACCACCCATTGGTTGTCCAATTCTGCATTCCCTTTTTTAACAGTTATATTTTGACGACGGCGCTTGTATACCGGAAAGCCACTTTCATCAAAAACAGTGTGTGGACAATACCTACAACATTGCAACAATACAATAATTCAGTGCATTGTAAGATGGTCAGTATTAAACAAATAAATGACAATCTGTAATTGTTAATACATGACTTACTTTTTTGGGAAATGGCGTATGCACTTGAAACCTTTCATACATGGGGATTTTGGATTTTCTAGTCCACACGGCCCATGAATCATAAATGCTTTAACAGCAGCATAACCAACGGGATCTTGTTCAGGGTCTGGTATTTCTGCAGAAACAAATTTGTCAACATTTTTTTTAGATACTGTTTGGAAGCACCATCGAGCCATATGAGCATGTGCACGTGCGGGAGTCCTCGTTTCTGAAATTCAACTACATACATTACTGCAAGATAATAACATATATCAGTAGGAAGAAGACAAAGATGTATTCATACGTCAAAGGTAATTGAATAAATAAAGTAACTTACTTCCAATACATTGTCAGAAGTATGATTTCTTCTTAATATCAGTGGTTAATTGTTCAAGTTTTAATCGAAAAACTCTAGAAATTATGTCTAGACAATTTGGGGTTTGACAACCAGGCAACAACTCCATCATATGCTGGATTTCATCCCACAAAGAATTAGAAGTCATAGTAAGGAAGACGTCAGGATGACCtatgttattcctagtggactaacaatgagatttacagaaggggggttgaatgtaaatctcaaaactttttcaagttttgagcagtttatgaaagttgtgtgttcaaaaacaacaagtgtgtgaattgctttaagctaatacagacagatataaattcaagcacaaatgtaaagaacacaacagaacttaaaaacttttctggtggattcgttgttccaccagagatggtattttagaaaatctgtgattaaacaatgttgatcacagctgcatcctagtacaaactagatgaattttctctcaatatttttctaaacagctctggaaaatctcacatctaattactagcttctacttggtttatatattaccaagtgtacaagttaagaacaatataaaatacagtaataaaataagttcttcacttgcttcttttcctgttcactccagtactttgttgactattgcatctttgtactaaagaagaacggctgctttttctgttgttcctgaaattcggctaccacatctcagttgtctctatcaacccatatGCCTCTGTTTGTacgtacaactaccccttatcaacggctaatcatcagaacatccgttgaagctttcatccgttgatgcacttatccgttgaaggatgttatccgttgaagctttcatccgttgatgcactcatccgttgaaggatgttatccgttgatgactttatccgttgaagcttcagagacatccgttgaagcttagcttcttatccgttgaaggtctttaagtcatccgttgataccacttcacttatacaaaattacaaggcatgaagtatttacaattggccttcctatctgcatatcatctagtagtcaacatgactcatagtttctctcaacttccaagaattacattttaaatacagagactgaaatatgctacaacactagacttatttctaagtaaagctacaccatcaacggatagccaaagtggtcttatccgttgaggctacagacactaaatttctacttaagtattttgttaaacatatcatcaaactaatgcacatgcattcctaacaatctccccctatttatgtctataagaattgtaggcataaattcagggttaacttgatgataacaaaacacttaacagatatatgaattgaaactaagtagaaatttaaaaatgctgcaaaagtgtatgtactaggaggtaattgaagatttacagtgtttccaaggacactcctttagtctgagcaaatcatctttttcttctttgttccctggttttctttcctagccttttgtcattttcctcaatttggagttggagttgtctgaagaattcagcttcatcttcaacactgacatccaacttagattgcatttctttgagagtttcattgctggcaatcttgagttggtcttcaagtctgaaaaatcttctgactcctttatcatctctaaattccatcaaccaatgaggtgatttgtgaattttcatttccctttcttgaatgagtaaagtcctgggtaaagcattgggctccctccaagttttccttatattggctatcttgttgagaatttcagtcttggcagttctggtaaagccagaatccttttgtatagctgaaaagactctaatcaaggtagagtagccttcatccagaatcctgtggagaggccatgttctttccccagctcctttatatctgaacactaatctctctggtagctgtctgtaggcagctattccccttacatcctccagctcatccagatagagttcaatgtctgaaatttcttttatgtcacagatgtgaacataatcatctttagaaatgggtgatttaggcttaggtttctgtttttgagtgaatttcttagaggttattgtaataaccccaatttttggaaatttttgaaacccttatgaatagtgtttttgctgaatgagaaaacttttcatgccacgctatgtaggggttctgttattgatcttatgggatattattagtactctatgtggtatataagtgtatgtaaagatcgtcagaatccaattccgaacactttggtttttcccggaaatccacaagatacggagagaattgagtataaggtaacaggataaaaaggatttaaattaaaggattataagagaggatcataaaaggaatacaatgtattgagaaaggttaagggaacctaagtaataagatcccgggtatgatccttcaaacgataaatgaaagcgaaagttaagcgaaccgtataacagatcagcggtcattaggcaacgattaggaagttaatcaaagggattaatgggaatgatgtcatccaaccaatagaaagaagacaaggaaggaaggatgacatcatgaggatgaggtaagcatgacatgggaaggaaggaggtgtggttgaataagaaccacacaaattcaagggcaaggtagtaatttgctaaatcaaatacaaatcaagtcaaccaagccaagtaaaaatcatttccatcaaaaaatcaaaacaaccaaggcatgagttcatcttgctcacggctttttagcattttcaaggcatagatttttcaaaatcaaagatcaaagcttcctaaattggtaagaaaattccctaatcatcttcatgcttagttatggctatatcatgagtttaagccattaattctttctctaacttcttcatttaatcaatgaagaagacaatgaatagtgttttcaagatttttaacttgaagtttgtcttgttttcttgaagatccaagctttcttaaaacttctccaagcttcttaaggcttcctagctccacccaccacttcaaggaaggtataccatttccaaaccctagctttagttttgagtaattaggattgaatgtgtttgatatagcatatgtgaggcatgatgcttgattggttgaagtttggttgagtttgtagagattagttggttttgttgtattgttggagttgtaaatcttggtaattagttaaagaaccta
Encoded here:
- the LOC141664762 gene encoding uncharacterized protein LOC141664762, with translation MKSVDPTRGDMPFGGITILLGGDFRQILPVITHGERGEIVSSCITRCRLWSICKVFVLTQNMRLTKGGDDIEIEELKNFAKWILDIGDGKVFPNTVDSARCVEDDIIIPPQFCDLQNENSVENMIKATYPDFSENCNKPHYLSERAILTPTNQTVSHLNSLIVKKLPGELVSYFSVDSVEDFGGTEADLNNAFPVEYLNSINLAGMPPHELKLKVGAAVMLMRNLNQTLGLCNGTRMIVTKCLKFCVEYEVIYGSFVGTSHFIPRMELCPSETRLPFKLVRKQMPLQIYYAMTINKAQGQSLGNVGLYLPKSVFIHGPFYVAISCYFSKRFKDFF
- the LOC141664763 gene encoding uncharacterized protein LOC141664763, with the translated sequence MVDDIFLKRRQLTHDQRLILNDMQLQFYALAEIDDLLHSFGKCLKNYPQLPQPPQSYLKQGLNNLILEETNYNIDEMEIEYKNLLSNCNDDQRFVYDTILESVVKGEGGLFLFMAVTVVGRCFCGKR